The following nucleotide sequence is from Bacteroidota bacterium.
AACCTAGCATTTGCGATATCTCTTTATGGTTATAACCTTCTATGGCAAACATATTAAACACTAATTTATATCCGTCAGGAAGCATATTGATTAATTTGAGTAAGTCTTGTGCCTGAAGATTTTGCCCTACATTTTCATAATGCTGTCCAATATCCTCATTCAGATTGTTTATGTCTTCTTCAAACGCTGTTTTCTTATTTCTGTTATAAAAAGTAATGGCCGTGTTCACCATTATTCTTGCTATCCATCCTTCTAAAGGGCAATCGAACCTGAAATTTTTAAGGTGGTCGAAAACCTTTATAAAACCTTCCTGCACTACGTCTTCGGCCTCCTCTCTGCTTTTAACATAACGCAAACTTAGCCCCATCATTTTGCCACAATACTTGCGGTATAGTTTCTCTTGGAAAATCACATTTTCTAAAAGACATCCATCCACAAGTTCCTTGTCGTCCATATCAAATAATTTAGGGGCTACAAAAAACATGACCTAACAAAGGAACAAAAAGTTGCCTGTATAAAAAAATTTTTTTTTGTTTGAAATTCTTTGTACATTTGACTCGATAAAACTACCATGAAAAAGTCTATCAGCTTCATTTTACTGGTGTTTGGCCTATCTTTGGCTAAGTCGTCCTTTGGGCAATGTGAAAAGATATTTGCTGTAAATAACGTTAAAATTCTTGATTGTGGCCAAATCCAATTCAAATATAAAATTGAAAAAGGCAATGGAGCTATTCAGTTTGAGTGGTTTATTGACAATCATATTTTGATGAACAATAATGATTTCACACTAAAATATTCGGGCAAACGTTGGATTCCTTATACGATACATATCTGGAACGATTGCAGTGATTTTAAACAATACGATTCTATTTTTATAAACTATGAACAGGTATCTGTAATGGCGGCTCATGAACTTCAAAATTGTACGGATGCCAAATTCCACTTTATCAGTTCCAATCAAAACCAATTGCCGCAATTTTATGAATGGTCAGGCGACGACGGTTTTTTAAAAACCAATGAATGGGAACCTACGCACACTTATCCAGGCCCAGGAACCTATAAGTACACGCTTAAATACTTGGCAGAAGGGGCTTGTGACTATTCCTATTTTCATGGGGTTGTTACTATTAAAAATACCGCAACTGCAATTGCTGGCGATGACAAGACATTATGCATGTATAACGGGGAACAATTACTCTCAGGAATACCTGTTGGCGGCACATGGTCGGGAAATGGCGTTGATGGGAATGCCTTCGACCCGCAAAAAGCTGGTGTAGGCAAACATGAGCTACTATATACGACCCACGAAAATCAATGCGAGGCAAAAGATAAAGTTATATTTACAGTAAAAGATATAAATCCTGATTTTACTGCTGACGTTGTTGAGGGAATTGCTCCCTTAGTCGTTAATTTCAACAGTAAACTTAATAATAATCAATTTGTGTCTTGGGATTTTGGTGATGCAAACTCAAGCACTCTGAACAATTCTAATTTACCCAATCCTCTGCATATATATACCGAACCAGGTTTGTACAATGTGATTTTGAAAATTGATGATTTTGAAACTGGTTGCAGCGGTGAACGTATATACAAAAAGCTGATTAGGGTTTCAGAAAAGAATCAGCATAATATTATTATTAATCGTGGCTTGGCTATTTACCCCAATCCAACCAAAGGAGAATTTAAGTTTGTAGTAGAGAAAGACCAGAATGTAAACTACAATATTGACATCATTACTTTGAACGGACAATTGGTAACTTCATCGGGCTATATGTCTTTAGCTACAACCGAAATGAATTTGTCAAACCTGCCTAGCGGAATGTATTTGGTAAGAGTGAAGATGGATAATGGGAAAGCACTTACAGGTAAATTAGTTCTGATGAACTAAACCAACTGCACCTTATTAGGTAGTATTATTTCAAAAGTGGTGCCTTGGCCATAATTCGAATCAACATTTATTTGCCCATTCATTTTACTGATAATTTCTCGTACCATATAAAGACCAAGTCCTGTTCCTTGACTTAATTCGGTAGCCCTAAAGAACATTTTAAAAATCCTATCCACATATTCTTTTTCAATACCTATCCCATTGTCCGCTATACGAATTAAGGCATTTTCACTATCTATATGGATATTGATGTTTATATAATTATGAGGTTTACCGAAATCAGTGTATTTGATAGCATTAGAAATGAAGTTATTAAACAAAATGCCGATTAAATATCGGTCACCGATATAGTCTACCTCTTTCTGTATGGAAATAGTGGTGTTTATTTTATCAAAGTTGGGCAGAAACCTAAGTTGGTCAAACTTGTCGTTTATAATAGTTTCAAAATCCACAACCAATCTTTCGGGTTCATTGTGACTTATTTTGTGATACTCGATGATGTCTTTAATTACATTGTCCAATTTGGTCAATTGGTTTTTCATCATGTTCACATATATATTGTTTGGGTCGTCTTCACCATTCAGTTCAAACAAGTTTGTGAGGCCCATCACAGAAGTAATAGGAGAGCGAAGGTCATGAGAAGTCCGATATACCAGTGTGTTTAACTCTTCGATAATTTTTTGGAGGTGGTCGTTTTTTGAATTCAATTCCTCTTGGGTATTCACCATATCAGTGATATCTGAAAGGATTCCGATTAAATAACTTGGGCGGCCTTTTTTATCTTTTACAACCCCAGCCGTAAGCTCACCATATAAAGTATTGCCATCTTTTTTAATATAACGCTTTCGCAATTTATAAGTGTCAATCTCACCATTAATTGCTTTTGTCTTCAATTCATTGTGCAAAGACATGTCATCTATGTGGCTAATACCTGGAATAGTCTTTTCTTTCAATTCTTCTAAAGTATAGCCTAACAATTTCACCCATGAATCGTTAACTGAAATTACATTCCAATCGAAATCAACAATGGCTACACCTGATGGATTACGCTCGAACAAGTTCTTAAACCTTTCCTTGTCTTCTATCACTTGCTCCATCATATTATATTGCTCTGTAATATCTTTAAAGATGATTACCACATGGTCAGGATGCACTTCACTAAATTTATATATATGTATATCTAAAACACAAGGAGAAAAATCGAATCGCAAGGTATGGAAAGTAGTACGCAACTTGCCGAGCCTTTTAGCTTCGGAGATGTTATGCTCCATAAAGGTGGTTGTCTTTGTGCCATCAGGTTGAAAATGTGGTTGGTTCACAGTTACCTCAAAGTTTAAAAACTCCTCTCTGCGGCATTTAAATATTTCGAGCACCCGTTCATTGCAGTCCAAGTTTTTATATTCTGTAGAATCAAACAATACAATACCATCCAAATTATTGTTGAACAGATGTTTGTAAAATACATCCTTTTCTTGTTTCTGTTTTTCGTTCTCAATAATTTGGGTCACATCCACTGCGGTACAAAAGATAAGCTTATCATAACCCAGATAGTTTTTAATGATATCTTTGGTAATTCTGAAATAGCGAATTTCACCACTTTCCAAAGGTATTTCCACAACAGGGAATTCAATCTTACCCTCTTTAGACAAAACTTCAATATCCTGTTTCAGAAAAGTATCAAGCAACTCAAAATTCTCCAAGAAATCTTCATCTGTTCGACCTATAAAATATTCCGGTGGTCTCTTTTGAAAAGTAGCAAAGTTTTTATTCACCATCACATACCTAAAGAATTTGTCTTTAAAAAAGGTATAGTTAGGCGACAAGTCCATTAGTACTTGCACCTGTTCCTTTACTTCTTCATACAATAAGGTATCTCCATTTAGCATAAGAGGCTGCTAAATTAATACAAAATTACTTATTATGAGCTATATAATTCCTCCATTTGTCCATTACTCCTGCAAAATCTATCGGAAGTTCACTTTCAAAAATTAAATGCTCGTGCGTGGTGGGATGAATAAAACCAAGCATTTTTGCATGCAAAGCTTGGCGAGGTATTATATTAAAACAGTTATCAATGAATTGATTATATTTTGCAAAAGTGGTACCTTTCAAAATTTTATCGCCTCCATAAGTGGCGTCATTAAATAAGGGGTGACCCAAATATTTCATGTGTGCTCTAATTTGATGGGTACGCCCTGTTTCCAGTTGGCATTCTATCAATGTTACATAATGGAAACGTTCAAGCACCGTATAATGCGTGATTGCTTCTTTACCATAGTCGCCATCGGGGAATACTTGCATAATGCGTCGGTCTTTGAGGTTATGCCCTATATGACCTACCACTGTGCCTTTATCTTGTTCCACATCGCCCCATACCAATGCTATATATTTACGGTTGATACTATGGTCGAAAAACTGACGTGCCAAATGGCTCATCGCAATTTCTGTTTTGGCCACCACCAATATGCCTGATGTATCTTTATCTATCCGATGTACTAATCCTGGGCGAATCTCTCCGTTTCTGTGTGTGGGAAGATTTTGAAAATGATATACCAATGCATTTACCAAAGTACCATGGTAATTATTATATCCAGGGTGTACCACCATGCCAGCAGCTTTATTCACTAATAATAATTGATCGTCTTCGTATACAATATTAAGTGGTATATTTTCGGGGATTAACTCAGTGTCGCGAGGTGGGTTGGGTAGCACAATGCTGAGTTTATCAGCAGGTTTTACTTTATAGCTAGATTTTACTGGCTTGCCATTTATGATAATAGAACCTGCATCGGCTGCGGCCTGTATTTTAGTACGACTGGCATTCTGGATTTTGTGCATCAGGAACTTGTCCACCCGCAATGCACTTTGCCCATTGTCGACTATAATACTAAAGTGCTCAAAAAGTTCGGGTTGTTCTTCTATAATTTCAAGCTCGTCCATAATATGTGGCAAAGGTAGGTCTTGTGAGTCTGAGTTTATCGAAGACGGCATGGAAAGTATGATTCTAGTTTGTCCACCTTTCGATAAACTCAGGATGACAAACTGTATTTTTGCCCCATGCAAAATTTAATATTGGTTCATGGAGCCTTGGGCTCATCAAACTCATGGCAACATATCGTTACGCATTTGGAAGAACATTATTATATACACAATATCAATTTGCCAGGTCATGGTGCATCTTTAGAGCCAATGAAAGAAACTAATTTGAAATATTTCAGCGATTATATATTGAATTATACGGAAGGAAATAGGTTGAACGATTATATAATGGCAGGGTATAGTATGGGTGGATATTTGGGATTGTATATGGCAGCCAATCACTATAAAGGTTTGCAAAAACTATATACAATTGCCACCAAAATGTTGTGGGATGACGCAATTGCCAACAAAGAAGCAATGAAACTTGACTATAATACTGTAAGTGAAAAAGCACCACAATTTTTAACCATGCAACAAAATGCTCATCCAAATAACTGGCCTTATATATTATCCGATACTCAAAATATATTACAACAGATTGGACAAAATCCTATTACAACGGCTCATTTAAATGCTATACAAATTCCAGTACAAATGTGTGTGGGAAATAAAGACCACATGGTTACACAAGAAGAAACCTTGCAAGCCGCTGCTGAAATTTTAAATTCAAGTTATATAATTCTTGACGAACAACCACATATTATAGAAAAAATGAACGGCGAGATTGTTGCAGAATCTATTAAGAAATTTGCGGGATTATAATATATTATACCATTTCTTAAACTATAATAGTTCTCCGCCTGGGGCGGATTAGCTTTTAGAATGGTAATGCCGAACTACATCCCGAAAGCATTCGGGATTAGTCCCCCTTTTTTTGGACTATTATATATTAAGTTTCGGTATCAACCCATCCTATGTTTATTATTACTCGACATATTTTCAATATCCCAGTCAATTATTTTCACACATTCATGTTTGCGTTCAGGGCAATCGGGTAGAGTGCATATTTTACAGGAGAAATCAAGGCAGCCATCGGTATGCACAAACATTTCCACGCTAGGACCGAAATTTTCCTTTATTAATAAATCTAGATGATCAATTTCTCTGTGGGCTTCATGCACATTATAATACCAAGGCACCGTAAGGTGGCAATCTAAATGCAAAGTGCCTCCATATTTAATAATGCGTAGGTTATGCAAATCGACCCATGCTTCCCGTCTGTTGGTTTGCAATACATTTACTACTTGGTTCAATAATTTGTGATCGGCTTCGTCCATAATTCCTGCCACAGAACCACGTAATATTTTATAGCCAGATACTATAATGATAAATGCAAATAGTATTGCTACTATACTATCAATCCAAGTATAATGAAATATATAAATTAAAATAAGTCCTACTATGATACCTATAGTTGCATAGGTGTCTGACTGCATGTG
It contains:
- a CDS encoding PAS domain S-box protein, which translates into the protein MLNGDTLLYEEVKEQVQVLMDLSPNYTFFKDKFFRYVMVNKNFATFQKRPPEYFIGRTDEDFLENFELLDTFLKQDIEVLSKEGKIEFPVVEIPLESGEIRYFRITKDIIKNYLGYDKLIFCTAVDVTQIIENEKQKQEKDVFYKHLFNNNLDGIVLFDSTEYKNLDCNERVLEIFKCRREEFLNFEVTVNQPHFQPDGTKTTTFMEHNISEAKRLGKLRTTFHTLRFDFSPCVLDIHIYKFSEVHPDHVVIIFKDITEQYNMMEQVIEDKERFKNLFERNPSGVAIVDFDWNVISVNDSWVKLLGYTLEELKEKTIPGISHIDDMSLHNELKTKAINGEIDTYKLRKRYIKKDGNTLYGELTAGVVKDKKGRPSYLIGILSDITDMVNTQEELNSKNDHLQKIIEELNTLVYRTSHDLRSPITSVMGLTNLFELNGEDDPNNIYVNMMKNQLTKLDNVIKDIIEYHKISHNEPERLVVDFETIINDKFDQLRFLPNFDKINTTISIQKEVDYIGDRYLIGILFNNFISNAIKYTDFGKPHNYININIHIDSENALIRIADNGIGIEKEYVDRIFKMFFRATELSQGTGLGLYMVREIISKMNGQINVDSNYGQGTTFEIILPNKVQLV
- a CDS encoding alpha/beta fold hydrolase, with amino-acid sequence MQNLILVHGALGSSNSWQHIVTHLEEHYYIHNINLPGHGASLEPMKETNLKYFSDYILNYTEGNRLNDYIMAGYSMGGYLGLYMAANHYKGLQKLYTIATKMLWDDAIANKEAMKLDYNTVSEKAPQFLTMQQNAHPNNWPYILSDTQNILQQIGQNPITTAHLNAIQIPVQMCVGNKDHMVTQEETLQAAAEILNSSYIILDEQPHIIEKMNGEIVAESIKKFAGL
- a CDS encoding cation diffusion facilitator family transporter, which produces MNRTAENYNIQKKLVAITIILFAIKILAWYLTSSVAILTDALEYTINVVSGLVGLYSLYLSSLPRDTNHPYGHGKVEFLSAAIEGTLMVVSGFLIIYEGINNLQHPHEISRLDYGIYLVIFTAVINYLMGYYAIKKGKKNKSVALEATGKHMQSDTYATIGIIVGLILIYIFHYTWIDSIVAILFAFIIIVSGYKILRGSVAGIMDEADHKLLNQVVNVLQTNRREAWVDLHNLRIIKYGGTLHLDCHLTVPWYYNVHEAHREIDHLDLLIKENFGPSVEMFVHTDGCLDFSCKICTLPDCPERKHECVKIIDWDIENMSSNNKHRMG
- a CDS encoding sigma-70 family RNA polymerase sigma factor codes for the protein MFFVAPKLFDMDDKELVDGCLLENVIFQEKLYRKYCGKMMGLSLRYVKSREEAEDVVQEGFIKVFDHLKNFRFDCPLEGWIARIMVNTAITFYNRNKKTAFEEDINNLNEDIGQHYENVGQNLQAQDLLKLINMLPDGYKLVFNMFAIEGYNHKEISQMLGFTENTSKTQYFKARNYLKKLLEQQYLAEYE
- a CDS encoding T9SS type A sorting domain-containing protein; translated protein: MKKSISFILLVFGLSLAKSSFGQCEKIFAVNNVKILDCGQIQFKYKIEKGNGAIQFEWFIDNHILMNNNDFTLKYSGKRWIPYTIHIWNDCSDFKQYDSIFINYEQVSVMAAHELQNCTDAKFHFISSNQNQLPQFYEWSGDDGFLKTNEWEPTHTYPGPGTYKYTLKYLAEGACDYSYFHGVVTIKNTATAIAGDDKTLCMYNGEQLLSGIPVGGTWSGNGVDGNAFDPQKAGVGKHELLYTTHENQCEAKDKVIFTVKDINPDFTADVVEGIAPLVVNFNSKLNNNQFVSWDFGDANSSTLNNSNLPNPLHIYTEPGLYNVILKIDDFETGCSGERIYKKLIRVSEKNQHNIIINRGLAIYPNPTKGEFKFVVEKDQNVNYNIDIITLNGQLVTSSGYMSLATTEMNLSNLPSGMYLVRVKMDNGKALTGKLVLMN
- a CDS encoding RluA family pseudouridine synthase, with protein sequence MDELEIIEEQPELFEHFSIIVDNGQSALRVDKFLMHKIQNASRTKIQAAADAGSIIINGKPVKSSYKVKPADKLSIVLPNPPRDTELIPENIPLNIVYEDDQLLLVNKAAGMVVHPGYNNYHGTLVNALVYHFQNLPTHRNGEIRPGLVHRIDKDTSGILVVAKTEIAMSHLARQFFDHSINRKYIALVWGDVEQDKGTVVGHIGHNLKDRRIMQVFPDGDYGKEAITHYTVLERFHYVTLIECQLETGRTHQIRAHMKYLGHPLFNDATYGGDKILKGTTFAKYNQFIDNCFNIIPRQALHAKMLGFIHPTTHEHLIFESELPIDFAGVMDKWRNYIAHNK